Part of the Sodalis praecaptivus genome, GCTCAATAGCTTAATAGCTTAATAGCTTAATAGCTTAATAGCTTAATAGCTTAATAGCTTAATAGCTTAATAGCTTAATAGCTTAATAGCTTAATAGGACGGTAATATGCATTTATTACGGTTAACGCCTTTTTTTCACCATCCCGATGTCAAGACCTGGCCCGCCCACTACGACGCCCTTGGAGGGATGCAGATACAAATCTGGCGGCAGGCCATGTGGCTGGCCCAGCAGGGGATCCGGCAGCATGTCATGACTATAGGCTTTCCCGGCTTACCGAAAAACCGCAAATTACACGCCAATTTGAGCGTTGAGCGCACCTACTTTTCGTTGCCTGAATGGCGCTCGGAATTGACGGGGCTGAAAGGGCTAACGCAATCCTGGGCGTTAGCGATTTTATTACGCGTACGCCGTAAGGCGCGGCAAACGCCCTTTGATTTGGTCCATATTCATCTGGATGGACAAATTCCGGCGTTACTCGTGGCATGCCTGGTGCCCAAACTGCTCTCATGTCCCATGATATTGACGCTCCACTGCTCGCGTCTGGCCATTTACCGGCCGATGTCGCGCCTGGACCGTCTCATGCACCGGTTTGCCCGTTATCTGGAGACGAAAGCCGTTCATGCCGCCGATACAGCTATCACGCTCACGGAACAAACCGCGGCCAAAATCCGTCCTTATGCGCGGCGGGTAGAAATCCTGCCTGACGTCGTCGATACACGCCATTTCCAGCACCCGGGGGCGGCGGCGGTGCGGGTATTTCGTACGCGCTACGGATTAACACACCGCACTTTGGGATTCATCGGGCGGATCGCCCATGAAAAAGGCTGGTCGCATTTTGTCATTATGGCCGATCGTTTGCGCCATCTGGGACTGCAATTTCTGGTGGTGGGCGACGGCCCTCAGCGGCACCGGCTCGAGGCCGAGGTCGCCCACTATGGGCTGCAAGCGCAGTTTGTAATCACCGGATTTATTCCCAATGACCAGGTAGCGACCGCCATCGCCGCCTGCCGGGTCATCGTCATGCCCTCCGAGCATGAAGAATTCGGCGGCGTGTCGATCGAGGCCGCCGCTGTCGGTACCCCAGTCGCCGCCTATGCCGTCGGCGGCATCAAGGAGATTCTTGGAAAAATTTCCCCCCAGTTGCTCGCACCGCCGGGTGATATCGACCAATTGGTGGATCGCGTTTGCCGCGCCCTGACGCCCTCTTCCGCCGAGGAAAAGCGAAGCGGAAAATCTTCGCCGGCGGCGTTATTTTCCCCGGAAGTGGTGCTGCCGCGGTTGCAATCCCTTTATCAGGAGTTTACCCATCGACCGATCGTGAAACCGTCAAAATAAGGAACAGGCAAATGTTCACAATGGTGGAAATAGAAATCAACTCCCGCTGCAATCGACGCTGCACCTACTGTCCCAATGTTGTTGCGCCGCGTGATGCGCCAAAAGTCATGAAGCCGGCACAGTTCGACAGCATTCTCGACCGCCTGGAGGAATGCCATTTCAACGGACGGCTGTCATACCATTTCTACAATGAACCGCTGCTGCACCCCCGCCTGCCGCAATTCGTCGCCCGCGTGACCGAGCGGCTGCCGGCGGTACGTCAGATCCTGTATAGCAACGGTGATTATCTGACCGACGAGAAATACCGTCTACTGTATGACAACGGCATCAAGCATTTTATCATCACCCAACACGACGGCCAGCCGGGCGAGGCCAAACCGGCTTTAACTTGGTTAATCCCCGATCAGCTGCAACTCACCAACCGGGCAGGCAATGTCGCCGCCGGTCCCGAGATCGGCACTCATCATCCCTGTTATGCGCCGTCGGACATGCTGATCATCACCATTACGGGCAATGTGGTGCTGTGCTATGAAGATAACCGTGAAGAAGTGGTGTTTGGCAATGTGTTCACCACGCCGATAATGGCTATTTGGGACGCGCCCGCTTTTCGTGAAGCGCGAGAAGCGCTGGCGTGCGGCAACCGTAACGCCACCCCCATTTGCCGCCGTTGTAATAATATGGCGCATCTGCAAAGCGAGGCGTTTGATTATGTGCTTTGACGCATCCGCGGTTTGGCACCGGTGCCCCCCACGGTGCTTGTGTGGTCCCCACACTCCCCCCTCGGCTTTCTGTACAGAGTGCAACGGCCAACAGGGGGGGAATGGCGTTATCCGCGGGTCCCTAAACTCTAGCATGGCGCCAGCGTATGCCGACTGCGGCGAACGTCCTGGAGCAATCCTTAGCCGTGATTACCCCCCGATAACGGCGGGCCGGCCATGATTGAAGCGGATAATCTGTGCAAAATTTATCATGTCCATCAACGCGGCAGCAGCTTTGGCGCCGCGCTGAGCGCGCTGTGGCGGCGAAAGTATCAAACGGTGACGGCCCTAAACCACGTCAATCTCCACATCGCCAACGGCGAACGCGTGGGCATACTCGGTCCCAACGGGGCGGGTAAAACGACCCTTGTTAAGCTGCTGAGCGGATTATTGCATCCCAGCGGTGGCCGGTTAACGGTCGAAGGTTACATGCCTTACCGCCGTGAAACCGCGTTTTTACACAGCATGGGGTTGGTCATGGGGAATAAGGGGCAGCTTATCTGGGATCTGCCCCCCGCCGATACGTTAGACATGCTGCGGGTGCTGTTTAAGATCCCCGAGGCAACTTACCGGCGTACCTTGGGTGAATTGAGCGATCTGTTGCAGCTGCATCCGGTACTGAACAAACCAACCCGGCAACTCTCGTTGGGAGAACGGATGCGCTGCGAGGTCGCGGCATCGCTGATACATCTTCCCCGCGTGCTATTGCTTGACGAGCCGACCCTGGGTTTGGATGTTGCCATGCAAGCCGCGCTGCGCCAGTTCATTTTGGAATACAATCGTCGTCATAATGCAATGATTTTGCTGACGTCACATTATGTGGAAGACATACGCGCCATTTGCCCACGCATCGTGATTGTGGACAACGGGACCATCGCTTATGACGGCGATTTACGCACGTTTGCCGCCAGGCAAGGTCATGAAAAAATTGTCTCGTTTGTCAGTCAGGGGCCGCTGACGCCCCCTGATTTTATGCGCCCGTCACCCGCGCCGCTCGGCCAGCGGGGGGAGCGGGTCAGCCTCAGGATCCATCGCGATCGGCTGCCGGAGTGTATTCATTTCCTGGTGGAGAAGCAGTTGGCGCATGATCTGACAATTGAAGATCCCCCGCTGGAGGAAATCCTGCGCCGAATGTTCGGCGCCTCGGTGCCGCCACGCCCCCCCTTGCCGGCCACGGAGGGCAAAACCGAATGATATTCGCCCTGATCAAAATCCGGCTGTTACAAACCTTCGCCTTTCGGGCAGAGTTTCTACTCTGGCTGCTCACCCTTACCTTGCCCTTGATCATGTTATTTTTTTGGCAAGCGGTCGCCCAAGGCGGCACGTTTCATGGCTACACGCGCGAAGATTTCAATCTTTATTATCTCGCCGTGCTGGTCACCACCATCTTGACCAGCTGCAACAGCGTGTGGGAAATGAATGAAAACATCCGCCTTGGCGATCTCTCTTTTTGGCTGATGCGGCCCGTGCACCCCTTCATCAATTACGGCGCGATCACGCTGGCCGAATTGGGCCTAAGCCTTATCGTCGCGTTACCGCTGTTAGTGCTGGCGTTTACCCTTCCGACGACGCGCAATCCGTTTAGTTGGCAGCAATCGCTTATGCTGCTGTGCGCCTTCACCGGCGGTCTATTGCTCAATCAGGCCATTCATTTGTTGATAGGCTGCCTGACCTTTTGGATGGAGCGTTCGCTGGTTGTCCACAAAGTCTATGCCGCCGCCAGTAGCGTATTATCCGGCTTCATGTTTCCGCTGACGTTCTTGCCGGATTGGGCTGGTCGTGTCGCCCGCTGGCTGCCGTTCCGATTCGTGATTTCCTTGCCGGTTGAGATATTTACCGGGAAACATTCCCCCCTAGCCGCCGCCTTTTGGTTGACGGTGCAGGCGATCATGGTCGCGGCGCTCTATATCGCCGCGATGGGCGTCTGGCGGTTGGGCATCCGCCGGTATACGGCGTTCGGCTAATGCGACACACCGTTAACATCCTGCGTCTGTCGCTAGTGCTGAGTTTGAAGCGAGCGATGCAGTACCGCTGGGAATTTATCATTCAAGGACTGTTATCCCTCGCGTTAGCGTTGCTGCAGCTGGTGCCCCTGTGGCTGCTGTTCGCCGAGCGGCGCACCGTGGCAGGTTGGTCGTTTGAGCCCATGTTGACGCTTATGGGCTGGTATATGATGCTTTACGCGCTTGTCGAAGGTGTTATCGCCCCCAGCTTGACCGCGGCGGTGGCCGGGATCCGCACCGGCGCCTTTGACTATATTCTGCTGCGACCGGTCGATCCCCTTTTCCTCTGCTCCTTGGCGGATATCCGTATATGGAAAATTTTCGATTTTTTGCTGGGAGTGGGCGTGGCGGCCTATGGCTGGGGACATCTTCCGGTATCGCCTTCATGGGGGGGCATTATCCTGGCCATCGTGTTAGCCCTAGGCGGCCTGACCACCGCCTATGCCCTGTTTGTACTGGCATTTTCCGCCTCTTTTGCCTTGATTTCCGTGCAAAACCTTACCAATGTGCTCACTGCCCTGTTCGGTTTTGCCCGCTGGCCTATTCAACTGTTTGAGCTTCCATGGCGGTTTGTTTTTCGGTTTGTCTTTCCTATTGCGGTGATGACCAGCTATCCGGTAATGGCGCTGATGGGGCAATGTCATGGGCCGCTGGCGCTCGGCGCGCTGAGCGTGGCTTTAGTATTTTTTATCGCGGCCCGATGGATGTGGGCGCGCGCCCTTCGCCGCTATCGTTCAGCCTCAAGTTGAAGGCGTCGGCGGCAAGCCAGGGGGGAAATTGCGCCGGCAGGGTGAATTTTTCCAGCCCGGCAAGTCGCATACGCTTATTATTGGCTGCACGGCGCACCTGCTTTAGCCGTGGAATAGTGTCGAGGATTTCCGGCAACGGACATTCATACCGACTAATGCCCTGAGGCGCCGCTGCGCCTTCATCTCGCTGAGCGGGCAAAATTTCGACCTCAGAGCACCGGGGAGGAAATGATCTCTTAAGTAAGAAAGTGTTATAGTAGCCCTTTCCCAGCGCATGCCCGCGCCCGCGTATATTATCGATTGGATCACCGTTTATGTTGGACGTCCTCATTAAAGCTTTCTCGTTTTTGTTAATCATCATGATTGGGTACGGGTTAAAGCGCAAAGGGGTGTTACAACTGTCAGACAGCGTGGCCCTGTCAAAAATCATGATGAATCTTACCCTGCCGGCGGCGGTGATTACCGGTTTCGCCAGCTTCCAGGTGGATTTCTCGCTTTTGATTTTGGTGGTCATGGGTTTGGGATGCAATTTATTGCTGCTGTTTGCGGGTTACTGGATGGGGCGGCGCAAAGAGAACGGGGTGAAGGCTTTCTATATGATCAATACCCCGGGCTATAATATCGGCTGCTTTACGCTACCGTATGTACAAAGCTTTCTGGGACCGGCGGGTATCGTGGCCACCTGCCTCTTTGACGCCGGCAATTCCGTTATTTGCACCGGCGGCAGTTATGTGGCGGCAGCCAATGCCACTGGCCACAATACCGGTCTTAGCAACACCCTGCGGCGGCTATTTTCCTCGGTAGCGTTCGATGTTTACCTGGCGCTGTTGATAGCCGCCCTACTGGGGTTTCACTTGCCCAGCCAGGTCACGATCCTGACCGGCATCATTGGCAACGCCAATCCCTTCATCGCCATGCTTATTATCGGCTGTATGCTGGAAATCAATATCGATCGCACCCAGCTGAAACATGCCTATAAAGTGCTAATAGTTCGCTACGGGGTCGCGGCAATGTTCGCGGCATTGTTTTACTTTGCCACCCCGTTGCCGCTGGAAATTCGCCAAGTGGTAGCGGTTGCGGTCTTCGCGCCGATATCCTCTCTTTCTCCCGTATTTACTTCGCGTCTTAGCACGCTCGGTTCCGTTTCAAGCTTTGCTGGCTCGCTATCGGTCTTTATCAGCATTATCATCATCACCAGCCTACTGACCGTTATGCTCACCTAACGGCATTGGTAACGTAAAGACGCTAGACTTTGATGTTAACCGGCATGGTGGTCATGCAACGTCTACGTGCATAACGTCTGTGACAGCGAGCGATTAACGGTCGCATTTGCCCGTGGGCTGAGCCGACGAAGCCCTTCCTAGCGGCGCTCTTGACGCGAAAAA contains:
- a CDS encoding radical SAM/SPASM domain-containing protein — translated: MFTMVEIEINSRCNRRCTYCPNVVAPRDAPKVMKPAQFDSILDRLEECHFNGRLSYHFYNEPLLHPRLPQFVARVTERLPAVRQILYSNGDYLTDEKYRLLYDNGIKHFIITQHDGQPGEAKPALTWLIPDQLQLTNRAGNVAAGPEIGTHHPCYAPSDMLIITITGNVVLCYEDNREEVVFGNVFTTPIMAIWDAPAFREAREALACGNRNATPICRRCNNMAHLQSEAFDYVL
- a CDS encoding AEC family transporter, with amino-acid sequence MLDVLIKAFSFLLIIMIGYGLKRKGVLQLSDSVALSKIMMNLTLPAAVITGFASFQVDFSLLILVVMGLGCNLLLLFAGYWMGRRKENGVKAFYMINTPGYNIGCFTLPYVQSFLGPAGIVATCLFDAGNSVICTGGSYVAAANATGHNTGLSNTLRRLFSSVAFDVYLALLIAALLGFHLPSQVTILTGIIGNANPFIAMLIIGCMLEINIDRTQLKHAYKVLIVRYGVAAMFAALFYFATPLPLEIRQVVAVAVFAPISSLSPVFTSRLSTLGSVSSFAGSLSVFISIIIITSLLTVMLT
- a CDS encoding ABC transporter permease, with amino-acid sequence MRHTVNILRLSLVLSLKRAMQYRWEFIIQGLLSLALALLQLVPLWLLFAERRTVAGWSFEPMLTLMGWYMMLYALVEGVIAPSLTAAVAGIRTGAFDYILLRPVDPLFLCSLADIRIWKIFDFLLGVGVAAYGWGHLPVSPSWGGIILAIVLALGGLTTAYALFVLAFSASFALISVQNLTNVLTALFGFARWPIQLFELPWRFVFRFVFPIAVMTSYPVMALMGQCHGPLALGALSVALVFFIAARWMWARALRRYRSASS
- a CDS encoding glycosyltransferase, which produces MHLLRLTPFFHHPDVKTWPAHYDALGGMQIQIWRQAMWLAQQGIRQHVMTIGFPGLPKNRKLHANLSVERTYFSLPEWRSELTGLKGLTQSWALAILLRVRRKARQTPFDLVHIHLDGQIPALLVACLVPKLLSCPMILTLHCSRLAIYRPMSRLDRLMHRFARYLETKAVHAADTAITLTEQTAAKIRPYARRVEILPDVVDTRHFQHPGAAAVRVFRTRYGLTHRTLGFIGRIAHEKGWSHFVIMADRLRHLGLQFLVVGDGPQRHRLEAEVAHYGLQAQFVITGFIPNDQVATAIAACRVIVMPSEHEEFGGVSIEAAAVGTPVAAYAVGGIKEILGKISPQLLAPPGDIDQLVDRVCRALTPSSAEEKRSGKSSPAALFSPEVVLPRLQSLYQEFTHRPIVKPSK
- a CDS encoding ABC transporter permease, whose protein sequence is MIFALIKIRLLQTFAFRAEFLLWLLTLTLPLIMLFFWQAVAQGGTFHGYTREDFNLYYLAVLVTTILTSCNSVWEMNENIRLGDLSFWLMRPVHPFINYGAITLAELGLSLIVALPLLVLAFTLPTTRNPFSWQQSLMLLCAFTGGLLLNQAIHLLIGCLTFWMERSLVVHKVYAAASSVLSGFMFPLTFLPDWAGRVARWLPFRFVISLPVEIFTGKHSPLAAAFWLTVQAIMVAALYIAAMGVWRLGIRRYTAFG
- a CDS encoding ABC transporter ATP-binding protein, which gives rise to MIEADNLCKIYHVHQRGSSFGAALSALWRRKYQTVTALNHVNLHIANGERVGILGPNGAGKTTLVKLLSGLLHPSGGRLTVEGYMPYRRETAFLHSMGLVMGNKGQLIWDLPPADTLDMLRVLFKIPEATYRRTLGELSDLLQLHPVLNKPTRQLSLGERMRCEVAASLIHLPRVLLLDEPTLGLDVAMQAALRQFILEYNRRHNAMILLTSHYVEDIRAICPRIVIVDNGTIAYDGDLRTFAARQGHEKIVSFVSQGPLTPPDFMRPSPAPLGQRGERVSLRIHRDRLPECIHFLVEKQLAHDLTIEDPPLEEILRRMFGASVPPRPPLPATEGKTE